The following coding sequences are from one Musa acuminata AAA Group cultivar baxijiao chromosome BXJ2-4, Cavendish_Baxijiao_AAA, whole genome shotgun sequence window:
- the LOC135609381 gene encoding serine carboxypeptidase-like 12 isoform X2 has product MGSSSPPLLLLFVLLLFPFSAPSPARSGTVVPRLPGFRGPLPFHLETGYVEVDEVNGTEFFYYFIESEGNPSEDPLLLWLTGGPRCSAFCGLVFEVGPLKFVSAKYNGSLPSLVYRPYSWTKVSNMIFLDSPVGSGFSFSKHVESYYDAGDISWSQHVYTFLIKWLVDHPKFLSNPLYIAGDSYAGKIVPIVAQEVLNGIEAEKRPLLNLQGYVIGNPVTGEKIDLNARVPFAHGMGIISDDFFKLIQRSCVGQDYQSPIDSECEMCFDTFDEILSEINKYNILEPKCAPASPKPKTKGRRALKEEYLHLLKPPPTPALNCRNYAHILAYYWANTDIVREALHIKKGTVGEWQRCTYDLPYTRDIKSSIKYHLSVTSSGYRALVYSGDHDMLIPFVGTNQWTRSLNFSVIDNWRSWHVDGQVAGYATTYSNNLTFVTVKGAGHTAVEYKNKECLAMIRRWLSHKPL; this is encoded by the exons ATGGGaagctcttctcctcctctcctcctcctcttcgtcctgCTCCTCTTCCCCTTCTCTGCGCCCTCGCCGGCCCGGTCGGGCACCGTCGTCCCCCGACTCCCTGGCTTCCGAGGCCCTCTCCCTTTCCACTTGGAGACGGG GTACGTGGAGGTGGACGAGGTGAACGGAACGGAGTTCTTCTACTACTTCATAGAGTCGGAAGGCAACCCCAGCGAGGACCCTCTGCTCCTCTGGCTCACTGGCGGCCCGAGGTGCTCCGCCTTCTGCGGTCTCGTCTTCGAAGTGG GTCCTCTAAAGTTTGTGTCTGCCAAATACAATGGAAGCTTGCCGAGCTTGGTATATCGTCCGTATTCCTGGACTAAG GTCTCcaacatgatctttttagattccCCAGTTGGCTCTGGATTCTCATTTTCAAAACATGTTGAGAGCTATTATGATGCTGGAGACATCTCTTGGTCCCAACATGTTTATACCTTTCTCATAAAG TGGCTTGTAGATCACCCAAAGTTCCTCTCCAATCCTCTTTACATTGCTGGAGATTCTTATGCTGGGAAGATTGTTCCAATTGTCGCTCAAGAAGTATTGAATG GTATTGAAGCTGAAAAAAGACCACTACTTAATCTCCAG GGTTACGTAATTGGCAACCCAGTTACGGGTGAAAAAATTGATCTAAATGCTCGAGTGCCATTTGCTCATGGTATGGGGATCATTTCAGATGATTTCTTTAAG TTGATACAGAGAAGTTGTGTTGGACAAGATTATCAAAGTCCCATCGATTCAGAGTGTGAAATGTGTTTTGATACTTTTGATGAA ATCCTGTCAGAAATTAACAAGTATAATATCTTGGAACCAAAATGTGCTCCTGCGTCCCCAAAGCCAAAGACTAAAGGTAGAAGAGCACTTAAGGAGGAGTACCTGCATCTACTTAAGCCACCACCTACTCCTGCTCTGAATTGTAGG AACTATGCTCATATTCTTGCCTATTATTGGGCAAATACTGATATTGTGAGGGAGGCTCTCCACATCAAGAAG GGAACAGTAGGAGAATGGCAGAGATGCACCTATGACTTACCATATACGAGGGACATCAAGAGCAGCATAAAGTATCATCTCAGTGTCACAAGCAGCGGTTATCGGGCGTTGGTATACAG TGGTGATCATGACATGCTAATACCATTTGTGGGGACAAATCAATGGACAAGATCTCTCAACTTCTCCGTCATTGACAACTGGAGATCTTGGCATGTCGATGGCCAAGTTGCAGG GTATGCAACGACATATTCCAACAACCTGACATTTGTGACAGTGAAG GGTGCTGGTCACACAGCTGTAGAGTATAAGAACAAGGAGTGTTTGGCTATGATTCGAAGATGGCTTTCTCATAAACCTCTATGA
- the LOC135609381 gene encoding serine carboxypeptidase-like 17 isoform X1 — protein MGSSSPPLLLLFVLLLFPFSAPSPARSGTVVPRLPGFRGPLPFHLETGYVEVDEVNGTEFFYYFIESEGNPSEDPLLLWLTGGPRCSAFCGLVFEVGPLKFVSAKYNGSLPSLVYRPYSWTKVSNMIFLDSPVGSGFSFSKHVESYYDAGDISWSQHVYTFLIKWLVDHPKFLSNPLYIAGDSYAGKIVPIVAQEVLNGIEAEKRPLLNLQGYVIGNPVTGEKIDLNARVPFAHGMGIISDDFFKLIQRSCVGQDYQSPIDSECEMCFDTFDEILSEINKYNILEPKCAPASPKPKTKGRRALKEEYLHLLKPPPTPALNCRGTVGEWQRCTYDLPYTRDIKSSIKYHLSVTSSGYRALVYSGDHDMLIPFVGTNQWTRSLNFSVIDNWRSWHVDGQVAGYATTYSNNLTFVTVKGAGHTAVEYKNKECLAMIRRWLSHKPL, from the exons ATGGGaagctcttctcctcctctcctcctcctcttcgtcctgCTCCTCTTCCCCTTCTCTGCGCCCTCGCCGGCCCGGTCGGGCACCGTCGTCCCCCGACTCCCTGGCTTCCGAGGCCCTCTCCCTTTCCACTTGGAGACGGG GTACGTGGAGGTGGACGAGGTGAACGGAACGGAGTTCTTCTACTACTTCATAGAGTCGGAAGGCAACCCCAGCGAGGACCCTCTGCTCCTCTGGCTCACTGGCGGCCCGAGGTGCTCCGCCTTCTGCGGTCTCGTCTTCGAAGTGG GTCCTCTAAAGTTTGTGTCTGCCAAATACAATGGAAGCTTGCCGAGCTTGGTATATCGTCCGTATTCCTGGACTAAG GTCTCcaacatgatctttttagattccCCAGTTGGCTCTGGATTCTCATTTTCAAAACATGTTGAGAGCTATTATGATGCTGGAGACATCTCTTGGTCCCAACATGTTTATACCTTTCTCATAAAG TGGCTTGTAGATCACCCAAAGTTCCTCTCCAATCCTCTTTACATTGCTGGAGATTCTTATGCTGGGAAGATTGTTCCAATTGTCGCTCAAGAAGTATTGAATG GTATTGAAGCTGAAAAAAGACCACTACTTAATCTCCAG GGTTACGTAATTGGCAACCCAGTTACGGGTGAAAAAATTGATCTAAATGCTCGAGTGCCATTTGCTCATGGTATGGGGATCATTTCAGATGATTTCTTTAAG TTGATACAGAGAAGTTGTGTTGGACAAGATTATCAAAGTCCCATCGATTCAGAGTGTGAAATGTGTTTTGATACTTTTGATGAA ATCCTGTCAGAAATTAACAAGTATAATATCTTGGAACCAAAATGTGCTCCTGCGTCCCCAAAGCCAAAGACTAAAGGTAGAAGAGCACTTAAGGAGGAGTACCTGCATCTACTTAAGCCACCACCTACTCCTGCTCTGAATTGTAGG GGAACAGTAGGAGAATGGCAGAGATGCACCTATGACTTACCATATACGAGGGACATCAAGAGCAGCATAAAGTATCATCTCAGTGTCACAAGCAGCGGTTATCGGGCGTTGGTATACAG TGGTGATCATGACATGCTAATACCATTTGTGGGGACAAATCAATGGACAAGATCTCTCAACTTCTCCGTCATTGACAACTGGAGATCTTGGCATGTCGATGGCCAAGTTGCAGG GTATGCAACGACATATTCCAACAACCTGACATTTGTGACAGTGAAG GGTGCTGGTCACACAGCTGTAGAGTATAAGAACAAGGAGTGTTTGGCTATGATTCGAAGATGGCTTTCTCATAAACCTCTATGA